AAATCAGATATGGGTTTTCTTCATTAAATAATTTTTTTATAAGGAAACAGAGGCAACGCTACTGTCACCTCTGCTTGAAATAATTAGGATGAAATACTCTGAGTCTAAAGTCCACACACAATTCGCTCAAATCCTCCAAACCTCCGACTACATCTCCAACCCCCCAAACACCAATACTTACCAAAGCATTGATATGAGTGCCAATACTGGCAATGTGCCTTGTTTGAAAAAGATACTAATATTGCTTGAAAGGCCACCATAAATAGCAACGCCAATGATATACACTAAAATAGCTGCGCATATTTCTTTTGGATTACTGCTGATAAACAAACCGTATATTAGCAAAACTCCGATTAAACCGTTATATACGCCTTGGTTCTTCAAAAGTAGGTTAATATTTTTGTCTTTCAATTTATCGACGCTTATATTAAATGTCTCGCTAGTCTTTTTGGAAGTTGTAGCAATCGTTTCAAGGTACATAATATAGAAAAACTCTAATGCCACAAATATGATTAAAATTGTTGAGATGATATTCACTATAACGCTCCTTTATTATTAAATATTTTCTTGTAAAAATGATTGCAGTGTCTGTGGTTGATCATTGACTAATTGTTGGAAATCATTGGATTCTTGGTCTAATAGTCCTCTTGCTCCTGCGTCGTACATTGATGCCAATAATGCACCAAAGCCTTTAGGTTCATCATACATTTCTGCAAATGTCTCTAATGAAACGGGCTCATATTTAATTTCTGTGCCTGATGCCTCAGATAAAATTGCAGCAAGTTCTTTCATATCATAACTGTAGCCTGATAATAAGTAGCGTTTGCCCCAAGTATCTGGATTTTTAATAATAGCAATGACACCTCTAGCAATATCATTTCTAGTAATATAATTAATACGACCATCGCCAGCTGGATAAATCAGTTTATGCATATTCATCAATTCTGGTAAATATGGTTTAAGTGGATCCATGTACATTGCCATTCTTACATACGTATAGTCAATGCCACTTGTTGCCAATAGACGTGCTGCATAACCAAAATAAGGACTCATATGGAATGGATTATTATGCTGATCTGCGTAATAACCTATGAAAATGATATGAGCAACGCCGCTCTGCTTTGCCGCATATACTAAATTTTCCACTTCAGGAATACGTTTGAATGATGGATGGATAATACTTGGAATAAACACAACGGTATCCATTCCTTTAAATGCTTCTACCATGCTTTCTTGATTAAAATAATCTAATTGTCGAACAGGAACTTTTCCGCGCCAATCTTCTGGAACTTTCTCAACATTTCTAACACCAATGTGAAAATGATCTATGTGATTTGCAATGGCTTGATTTGTAATATGTGTGCCTAAATGACCTGTAGCACCTGTTAACATAATATTCATTCACTTCATCTCCTAATCTTTATATACATAACATAATACTTATTTGATGGTTTTCAAAACATTTGATTTTATAAAAAATTCTAATCTGTATTTATTGTCGACGTGTATAGTAAATACGTAAATATTATTAATGTTGAAAATGCCGTAATGACGCGTTTTAGTTGATGTGTATCACTAATATCATTGAAAATTTTAATCAGGTACTACGACAATATGATGTCTGTTTTGTGTCTGAAAGTTTTACAGTTTTTAAAATAAAAATGGTATAAAGTGTGATTTGTATAAAAAAGAGTCTCGACGGATAAGAATTGATTAATAACAGTTAGCATTTTATTAATTACCTTAACAATGATTCAAGTTTAGTTAAATGAGGTTTAATTTGAAAGGGGATAGCGCCTCAATATAATGTAGGTAGATTGTTCATATTACGTAATTGAAAAATCAAATTTAAATAGATTGGGGCTAAAAATTATGAAATTTAAAGCGATAGCAAAAGCAAGTTTAGCATTGGGAATGTTAGCAACAGGTGTAATTACATCGAATGTACAATCAGTACAAGCGAAAGCAGAAGTTAAACAACAAAGTGAATCAGAGTTAAAACACTATTATAATAAACCAATTTTAGAGCGTAAAAATGTGACTGGATTTAAATATACTGATGAGGGTAAACACTATTTAGAAGTCACAGTAGGGCAACAGCATTCTCGAATCACTTTACTTGGATCTGATAAAGATAAATTTAAAGACGGAGAAAACTCAAATATAGATGTGTTTATCCTTAGAGAAGGTGACAGTAGACAAGCAACAAATTACTCAATTGGTGGCGTTACAAAATCAAATAGTGTGCAGTATATTGATTATATCAATACGCCAATTTTAGAAATCAAGAAAGATAATGAAGATGTACTTAAAGATTTTTACTACATTTCAAAAGAAGACATCTCATTAAAAGAACTTGATTATAGATTAAGAGAACGTGCGATTAAACAACACGGCTTGTATTCAAATGGTCTTAAACAAGGTCAAATTACAATTACAATGAATGATGGCACAACACATACAATCGATTTAAGTCAAAAACTTGAAAAAGAACGTATGGGTGAGTCAATCGACGGCACTAAGATTAATAAAATTCTAGTAGAAATGAAATAATACTTTCTAACAACAAAGCGCTATGTTGAATAGTGCTTGTTATGGAAATATATGGAAGTTAAGCGACGTACTGTTGCTTAGCTTCTTTTTTTGAGGGGAAAAGTTACAAAACTCACACAAACAGTCGCACCACGCATTATCTTTTGCTTAAATAGCTTAATCATATTTTATGAATAGTTAAAAACAGGTTAATGTGAATATCCGAATACAGCTCCTATAATATGGGTGTATGATTCAAATTACGTAATAAAACAATCTAATTATAATAGATTGGAGCATACAACTATGAAAATGAAAAATATTGCAAAAATAAGTTTGTTATTAGGAATATTAGCAACAGGTGTAAACACTACAACGGAAAAACCAGTTCATGCCGAAAAGAAACCTATTGTAATAAGTGAAAATAGCAAAAAATTAAAAGCTTATTATAATCAACCTAGTATTGAATATAAAAATGTGACAGGTTATATCAGTTTCATTCAACCAAGTATTAAATTTATGAATATCATAGATGGTAATTCTGTTAATAATATTGCTTTAATTGGCAAAGATAAGCAACATTATCATACGGGTGTACATCGTAATCTTAATATATTTTACGTTAATGAGGATAAGAGATTTGAAGGTGCAAAGTACTCTATTGGGGGTATCACGAGTGCAAACGATAAAGCTGTCGACCTAATAGCAGAAGCAAGAGTTATTAAAGAAGATCATACTGGTGAATATGATTATGACTTTTTCCCATTTAAAATAGATAAAGAAGCGATGTCATTGAAAGAGATTGATTTTAAATTAAGAAAATACCTTATTGATAATTATGGTCTTTACGGTGAAATGAGTACAGGAAAAATTACAGTCAAAAAGAAATACTATGGAAAGTATACATTTGAATTGGATAAAAAGTTACAAGAAGACCGTATGTCCGATGTTATCAATGTCACAGATATTGATAGAATTGAAATCAAAGTTATAAAAGCATAACACATATACTTGATGACGAAATAAGTTGAAATTGAAATAGAGAGGTTAAGTGACGATCAAACGTTGCTTAACTTCTTTTTAATGCTTAAAAATTATTTCAAAGGCACATAGAAACGCTATATTAATCTCATACTCACTCATTATTTTTTGCTTAAATTACTTAATAATACTTCAATAATTGTTAAAAGGGGTTTAATGTGATTATCTTAGAACGCCATCTATAATGATGTTGTATGATTCAAATTACGTAAAAAGACAATCGAATATAATATAGATTGGAGCATACAATTATGAAAATGAGAACAATTGCTAAAACCAGTTTAGCACTAGGGCTTTTAACAACAGGCGCAATTACAGTAACGACGCAATCGGTCAAAGCAGAAAAAATACAATCAACTAAAGTTGACAAAGTACCAACGCTTAAAGCAGAGCGATTAGCAATGATAAACATAACAGCAGGTGCAAATTCAGCGACAACACAAGCAGCTAACACAAGACAAGAACGCACGCCTAAACTCGAAAAGGCACCAAATACTAATGAGGAAAAAACCTCAGCTTCCAAAATAGAAAAAATATCACAACCTAAACAAGAAGAGCAGAAAACGCTTAATATATCAGCAACGCCAGCGCCTAAACAAGAACAATCACAAACGACAACCGAATCCACAACGCCGAAAACTAAAGTGACAACACCTCCATCAACAAACACGCCACAACCAATGCAATCTACTAAATCAGACACACCACAATCTCCAACCATAAAACAAGCACAAACAGATATGACTCCTAAATATGAAGATTTAAGAGCGTATTATACAAAACCGAGTTTTGAATTTGAAAAGCAGTTTGGATTTATGCTCAAACCATGGACGACGGTTAGGTTTATGAATGTTATTCCAAATAGGTTCATCTATAAAATAGCTTTAGTTGGAAAAGATGAGAAAAAATATAAAGATGGACCTTACGATAATATCGATGTATTTATCGTTTTAGAAGACAATAAATATCAATTGAAAAAATATTCTGTCGGTGGCATCACGAAGACTAATAGTAAAAAAGTTAATCACAAAGTAGAATTAAGCATTACTAAAAAAGATAATCAAGGTATGATTTCACGCGATGTTTCAGAATACATGATTACTAAGGAAGAGATTTCCTTGAAAGAGCTTGATTTTAAATTGAGAAAACAACTTATTGAAAAACATAATCTTTACGGTAACATGGGTTCAGGAACAATCGTTATTAAAATGAAAAACGGTGGGAAATATACGTTTGAATTACACAAAAAACTGCAAGAGCATCGTATGGCAGACGTCATAGATGGCACTAATATTGATAACATTGAAGTGAATATAAAATAATCATGACATTCTCTAAATAGAAGCTGTCATCGGAAAAACAAGAAGTTAAGTGACAACGGTTTACATGTTGCTTAGCTTCTTTTATTATGCGTAATGATGTAAAAAGACGAATATTCATTTGTTTGTAAAAGTGGCATTTCTATGTCTTAAAAGTGACGAAACTTCAAATGTGCCAAGTGTTGAATCACATCAAAATCATTTTTATTTAACGAACATTATGGATTTCTTAATTTACTTAACGATGATTCAAATATAGTTAAACAAGGTTTAATGTGAATGGAGCAATACGCCATCTATAATAAAGCTGTATGATTCAATGAATGTAATCGAACAAATCTAATAATTACGAATGGAGCATACAACTATGAAAATAACAACGATTGCTAAAACAAGTTTAGCACTAGGCCTTTTAACAACAGGTGTAATCACAACGACAACGCAAGCAGCAAACGCGACAACACTATCTTCCACTAAAGTGGAAGCACCACAATCAACACCGCCCTCAACTAAAATAGAAGCACCGCAATCAAAACCAAACGCGACAACACCGCCCTCAACTAAAGTAGAAGCACCGCAACAAACAGCAAATGCGACAACACCGCCTTCAACTAAAGTGACAACACCTCCATCAACAAACACGCCACAACCAATGCAATCTACTAAATCAGACACACCACAATCGCCAACCACAAAACAAGTACCAACAGAAATAAATCCTAAATTTAAAGATTTAAGAGCGTATTATACGAAACCAAGTTTAGAATTTAAAAATGAGATTGGTATTATTTTAAAAAAATGGACGACAATAAGATTTATGAATGTTGTCCCAGATTATTTCATATATAAAATTGCTTTAGTTGGTAAAGATGATAAAAAATATGGTGAAGGAGTACATAGGAATGTCGATGTATTTGTCGTTTTAGAAGAAAATAATTACAATCTGGAAAAATATTCTGTCGGTGGTATCACAAAGAGTAATAGTAAAAAAGTTGATCACAAAGCAGGAGTAAGAATTACTAAGGAAGATAATAAAGGTACAATCTCTCATGATGTTTCAGAATTCAAGATTACTAAAGAACAGATTTCCTTGAAAGAACTTGATTTTAAATTGAGA
The genomic region above belongs to Staphylococcus aureus and contains:
- a CDS encoding superantigen-like protein SSL2; the protein is MKMKNIAKISLLLGILATGVNTTTEKPVHAEKKPIVISENSKKLKAYYNQPSIEYKNVTGYISFIQPSIKFMNIIDGNSVNNIALIGKDKQHYHTGVHRNLNIFYVNEDKRFEGAKYSIGGITSANDKAVDLIAEARVIKEDHTGEYDYDFFPFKIDKEAMSLKEIDFKLRKYLIDNYGLYGEMSTGKITVKKKYYGKYTFELDKKLQEDRMSDVINVTDIDRIEIKVIKA
- a CDS encoding superantigen-like protein SSL3, with translation MKMRTIAKTSLALGLLTTGAITVTTQSVKAEKIQSTKVDKVPTLKAERLAMINITAGANSATTQAANTRQERTPKLEKAPNTNEEKTSASKIEKISQPKQEEQKTLNISATPAPKQEQSQTTTESTTPKTKVTTPPSTNTPQPMQSTKSDTPQSPTIKQAQTDMTPKYEDLRAYYTKPSFEFEKQFGFMLKPWTTVRFMNVIPNRFIYKIALVGKDEKKYKDGPYDNIDVFIVLEDNKYQLKKYSVGGITKTNSKKVNHKVELSITKKDNQGMISRDVSEYMITKEEISLKELDFKLRKQLIEKHNLYGNMGSGTIVIKMKNGGKYTFELHKKLQEHRMADVIDGTNIDNIEVNIK
- a CDS encoding SDR family oxidoreductase — encoded protein: MNIMLTGATGHLGTHITNQAIANHIDHFHIGVRNVEKVPEDWRGKVPVRQLDYFNQESMVEAFKGMDTVVFIPSIIHPSFKRIPEVENLVYAAKQSGVAHIIFIGYYADQHNNPFHMSPYFGYAARLLATSGIDYTYVRMAMYMDPLKPYLPELMNMHKLIYPAGDGRINYITRNDIARGVIAIIKNPDTWGKRYLLSGYSYDMKELAAILSEASGTEIKYEPVSLETFAEMYDEPKGFGALLASMYDAGARGLLDQESNDFQQLVNDQPQTLQSFLQENI
- a CDS encoding superantigen-like protein SSL1; its protein translation is MKFKAIAKASLALGMLATGVITSNVQSVQAKAEVKQQSESELKHYYNKPILERKNVTGFKYTDEGKHYLEVTVGQQHSRITLLGSDKDKFKDGENSNIDVFILREGDSRQATNYSIGGVTKSNSVQYIDYINTPILEIKKDNEDVLKDFYYISKEDISLKELDYRLRERAIKQHGLYSNGLKQGQITITMNDGTTHTIDLSQKLEKERMGESIDGTKINKILVEMK
- a CDS encoding DUF1304 domain-containing protein, producing the protein MNIISTILIIFVALEFFYIMYLETIATTSKKTSETFNISVDKLKDKNINLLLKNQGVYNGLIGVLLIYGLFISSNPKEICAAILVYIIGVAIYGGLSSNISIFFKQGTLPVLALISMLW
- a CDS encoding superantigen-like protein SSL4 — translated: MKITTIAKTSLALGLLTTGVITTTTQAANATTLSSTKVEAPQSTPPSTKIEAPQSKPNATTPPSTKVEAPQQTANATTPPSTKVTTPPSTNTPQPMQSTKSDTPQSPTTKQVPTEINPKFKDLRAYYTKPSLEFKNEIGIILKKWTTIRFMNVVPDYFIYKIALVGKDDKKYGEGVHRNVDVFVVLEENNYNLEKYSVGGITKSNSKKVDHKAGVRITKEDNKGTISHDVSEFKITKEQISLKELDFKLRKQLIEKNNLYGNVGSGKIVIKMKNGGKYTFELHKKLQENRMADVIDGTNIDNIEVNIK